From Lujinxingia vulgaris, a single genomic window includes:
- a CDS encoding OmpP1/FadL family transporter has translation MKMQHREHAWMGLGAALVMCAGGLWSVPEAQAAGFANTAQSGTATGMGGVATANPDEPNANFYNPAAMVFSEGFSAYVGPTLIKPSVSYEGQGIEEQTEPALFPPPNVNLTLPFGEQYAVGLGVTLPWGLAIRWPDHWVGRENFRAQQLQTINVNPNFAYKVPGIDLGLAVGVQAMYSTITQERTVILRDDLEVPVLLGGQGFGVGATAAAFYKLNSQWSMGLNYRSAVNLNYEGRAHFGEEVEGTPFEQRFVDQGITTELTVPHTLNLGLGYQATEALWVGLDLNYMTWSTYDRIEINFDEQSPEGEPGESEPPTVVEANWNDALAVRLGAQFAITDALKARVGFAYDMTPVPDATVGPSLPDNNRTVGALGLGYEVAGFRADVAYQYIYLPTREIRNGSVDGDYQLNSHLVGLNVGYGF, from the coding sequence ATGAAGATGCAGCATAGAGAGCATGCATGGATGGGGCTCGGGGCGGCGCTTGTGATGTGCGCCGGCGGGCTCTGGAGTGTGCCGGAGGCGCAGGCCGCCGGCTTTGCCAACACCGCCCAGAGCGGTACGGCCACGGGCATGGGCGGGGTGGCCACGGCCAACCCCGATGAGCCCAACGCCAACTTTTATAACCCGGCGGCGATGGTGTTCAGCGAGGGGTTCAGCGCCTATGTGGGCCCCACGTTGATCAAGCCCTCGGTGAGTTATGAGGGGCAGGGCATTGAGGAGCAGACCGAGCCGGCGCTCTTTCCGCCGCCCAACGTCAACCTGACGCTTCCCTTCGGGGAGCAGTACGCGGTGGGCCTGGGGGTGACGCTTCCCTGGGGGCTGGCGATCCGCTGGCCGGATCATTGGGTGGGGCGAGAGAACTTCCGCGCCCAGCAGCTGCAGACGATCAATGTTAACCCCAACTTCGCCTACAAGGTGCCGGGCATTGACCTGGGTCTGGCGGTGGGGGTGCAGGCGATGTACTCGACTATCACGCAGGAGCGCACCGTGATTCTGCGCGACGATCTGGAGGTGCCGGTTCTGCTCGGCGGCCAGGGCTTTGGTGTGGGAGCGACGGCGGCGGCGTTTTATAAGCTCAATTCCCAGTGGTCGATGGGCTTGAATTACCGCAGCGCGGTGAACCTGAACTACGAGGGGCGCGCGCACTTCGGCGAAGAGGTCGAGGGCACGCCCTTTGAGCAGCGCTTTGTGGATCAGGGCATCACCACCGAGCTGACGGTGCCGCACACCCTGAACCTGGGCCTGGGCTATCAGGCCACCGAGGCGCTGTGGGTGGGGCTGGATCTGAACTACATGACCTGGTCGACCTACGATCGCATCGAGATCAACTTCGATGAGCAGAGCCCGGAGGGTGAGCCCGGTGAGAGTGAGCCGCCGACGGTGGTGGAGGCGAACTGGAATGATGCGCTGGCGGTGCGCCTGGGGGCGCAGTTTGCGATCACCGACGCGCTCAAAGCGCGCGTCGGTTTTGCCTACGATATGACGCCGGTGCCCGATGCGACGGTGGGCCCTTCGCTTCCCGACAACAATCGCACGGTGGGGGCGCTGGGGCTGGGCTATGAGGTTGCGGGTTTCCGCGCCGACGTGGCCTACCAGTACATCTACTTGCCCACCCGCGAGATTCGTAACGGGAGTGTGGATGGTGATTACCAGCTGAACTCGCACCTGGTGGGCCTCAACGTCGGTTATGGTTTCTAA
- a CDS encoding lamin tail domain-containing protein gives MKSAWIHVDRQLSLFASASRVCIALLAILFSGAGCGPATEAECRTSTDCLPAQFCRLSRCVYIIGDDSEQNADHVADAGADSDHDATDLPANSPPGSSDTGSDTDGDNPDVPATPHPCPDARQAAAGLLLINEILPNVPTGPEGDANADGTRSAHDDEFVELVNISPHTLDLQGVSVANDTRIRFTFPPHCLAPGHGAVIFAGSSIGAPPPAGEGFEAWLADSRFQFANDGGRVALFNAQGQLIDEALYTNAPPRSLNRSPELSDAGFAHHTALSENAIFSPGTCADGRPLTSGCTATTDLPDDENDENDEGDGSSTDPSPPDDSQPDPNAPDAEASEPG, from the coding sequence ATGAAGAGCGCATGGATTCACGTGGATCGCCAACTTTCCCTCTTCGCCTCAGCCTCACGGGTGTGCATTGCGCTCCTCGCCATACTGTTCTCCGGCGCCGGCTGCGGACCCGCCACCGAGGCCGAATGCCGCACCTCCACCGACTGCCTTCCGGCACAATTCTGCCGCCTCTCGCGCTGCGTCTACATCATCGGCGACGACTCTGAGCAGAACGCCGACCACGTAGCCGACGCCGGCGCCGACTCCGATCACGACGCCACCGACCTCCCCGCCAACTCGCCACCCGGGAGCTCCGACACAGGCTCGGACACCGACGGCGACAACCCCGACGTCCCCGCCACTCCCCACCCCTGCCCCGACGCTCGCCAGGCCGCAGCCGGACTGCTCCTCATCAACGAGATCCTGCCCAACGTCCCCACCGGCCCCGAAGGTGACGCCAACGCCGACGGCACCCGCAGCGCCCACGACGATGAGTTCGTCGAGCTCGTCAACATCAGCCCACACACCCTCGATCTCCAGGGCGTAAGCGTCGCCAACGACACCCGCATCCGATTTACCTTCCCCCCACACTGCCTGGCCCCGGGCCATGGCGCGGTGATCTTTGCCGGAAGCTCCATCGGCGCCCCTCCCCCCGCCGGTGAGGGTTTTGAGGCCTGGCTTGCCGACTCCCGCTTTCAATTCGCCAACGACGGCGGCCGCGTCGCCCTCTTCAACGCGCAGGGCCAGCTCATCGACGAGGCCCTCTACACCAACGCCCCGCCCCGCTCGCTCAACCGCAGCCCGGAGCTCAGCGACGCGGGCTTCGCGCATCACACCGCGCTCTCTGAAAACGCGATCTTCAGCCCGGGAACCTGCGCCGACGGCCGCCCTCTGACCTCCGGTTGCACGGCAACAACCGACCTCCCCGACGACGAAAACGACGAAAACGACGAAGGCGACGGATCTTCAACAGATCCGTCGCCTCCAGATGACTCCCAACCCGACCCGAACGCTCCCGATGCAGAAGCCTCCGAGCCGGGCTGA